In a single window of the Dreissena polymorpha isolate Duluth1 chromosome 3, UMN_Dpol_1.0, whole genome shotgun sequence genome:
- the LOC127871796 gene encoding circularly permutated Ras protein 1-like, which translates to MEWGSEFVYFSSGEEEEEIVVGNVSSEDEMDHDDEETCLLDILDTAGQEEYSALRDQYTRTGDCFLLIYSVTEKGTFKDVESLYEFLKRVKGEDKIPTVLVGNKIDLDTERQVTTQEGQDLAARLGVAFIETSAKTGQNITSAFETLIRVTPRSGMDYKVVVLGSGGVGKSSITVRYTSNQFVDCYDPTIEDSYRKHVVISGIPDHLKKATKKAAKKAAKKTTSSNKEKNIRRKSSGLFGSIRRALGMKTDGEKPEAQQQASSGCSGDEDGYECHLEKVAERKKVRKADANVLLLKMDILENEPQVVTGDPTYCKSCRAILSSTSTLEKPEGSDQSTWICEFCDNKNDNLDISPEEIPKGDSFDFVLSPARVEVEGGEEGAKGETTPEKKEESKGMVVYCMDISGSMSAVVQLPTLQAEWRNARDRTQHTDNHVSRLKAIQDAVRRQLDRMKIEYPNKKVALVTFGSTVYLWGDCHDNQVKSYSDSRMLEDFDALVAAGREYATSMELSGLENTFGNIDAKIDHLVTEGSTALGPALAISAGIIADIPHSEVVLCTDGEPNVGIGQPSRDGSDFYRRIGEFAKRNNTRLSVLAVEGADTGLRHVQECAIVSGGTVNVLNPLEMMRQLRLIAQNYTIATAVDVVVILHPDLVFDEPGFQQASNRLVKEVGNAAKETDLTFRYKSKDPKKKISKKTIPFQVQISYTLKNGMRCLRVLSKSHQVTQDRKQMEENINVAVVGIAAVQKSAVIASKGDAKKAQEHIRSVQKMITRGASKPTQMEERLAFKTESDLLRQEIRQAVDHDDMESRSDGRTNVFYQNAMYPSNKYRGSSTDQKQKQTKSRRSEDAALVKQYQGYMC; encoded by the exons ATGGAGTGGGGAAGCGAGTTTGTGTACTTCAGCTCCGGCGAGGAAGAAGAGGAAATAGTGGTCGGGAATGTCTCCAGCGAGGACGAAATGGACCACGATGACGAAGAG ACATGTTTGTTGGACATCTTAGACACGGCGGGCCAGGAGGAGTACTCCGCGTTACGCGACCAGTACACGCGCACTGGAGACTGCTTCTTGCTCATTTACAGCGTCACTGAAAAGGGGACTTTCAAAGATGTCGAATCGCTTTACGAATTTCTAAAAAGAGTAAAAGGGGAGGACAAAATTCCTACT GTGTTAGTTGGCAACAAGATTGACCTTGACACTGAGAGGCAGGTGACTACACAGGAAGGGCAAGATCTTGCTGCTCGTCTTGGGGTTGCATTCATCGAGACATCGGCAAAAACGGGGCAGAACATCACGTCAGCCTTTGAAACATTGATAAGAGTCACACCACGATCGGGAATGGATTATAAG GTGGTTGTACTAGGATCTGGCGGTGTGGGGAAGTCGAGCATTACCGTTCGCTATACCAGCAACCAGTTTGTTGATTGCTACGACCCGACCATCGAGGACTCGTACAGAAAGCATGTGGTGATATCAGGTATTCCAGACCATTTGAAGAAAGCGACGAAGAAAGCTGCGAAGAAAGCCGCTAAGAAAACTACTTCCAGTAACAAAG AAAAGAACATTCGTCGAAAAAGCAGTGGACTTTTCGGTAGTATTAGGCGCGCTCTAGGAATGAAAACTGATGGCGAAAAACCTGAAGCCCAGCAGCAGGCTTCTAGTGGATGTTCTGGGGACGAAGATGGATACGAATGTCATTTAGAGAAAG TTGCTGAACGCAAGAAAGTCCGTAAAGCTGATGCAAATGTGCTGCTGTTGAAGATGGATATTCTGGAAAATGAGCCTCAGGTTGTCACTGGCGACCCAACATATTGTAAATCTTGCAGAGCAATTCTGTCCTCTACATCGACCTTGGAAAAACCGGAAGGTTCCGATCAATCCACATGGATTTG TGAATTCTGTGACAACAAAAATGACAACCTGGATATAAGTCCAGAAGAAATTCCTAAGGGCGATAGCTTCGACTTCGTTTTGAGCCCTGCCAGGGTTGAAGTCGAAGGAGGAGAAGAAGGGGCCAAAGGGGAGACAACACCCGAAAAGAAAGAGGAAAGCAAGGGAATGGTCGTTTACTGCATGGACATCAGTGGGTCAATGAGCGCTGTCGTCCAGTTACCAACATTACAAg CTGAGTGGCGCAATGCTCGTGACCGAACTCAGCACACTGATAACCATGTGTCGAGACTAAAGGCCATCCAAGATGCAGTTAGAAG GCAACTTGATAGGATGAAAATAGAGTACCCAAACAAGAAAGTTGCACTCGTCACGTTTGGTTCAACTGTGTATCTGTGGGGTGATTGCCACGACAATCAAGTCAAGTCATATTCTGACAGCCGAATGCTGGAAGACTTCGATGCTCTTGTTGCTGCAGGAAGAGAATATGCCACCTCAATGGAGCTTTCTGGACTTGAAAACACATTTGG AAACATAGATGCGAAGATTGACCATTTGGTTACCGAAGGATCGACAGCTTTGGGACCAGCCTTAGCCATCAGTGCGGGTATAATCGCTGACATTCCTCATTCCGAGGTAGTACTATGCACAGACGGGGAACCAAACGTTGGCATAGGACAACCGAGCAGAGATGGGTCAGACTTCTACAGACGG ATTGGGGAATTTGCTAAGCGTAACAACACAAGACTGTCCGTTTTGGCCGTGGAAGGAGCAGATACAGGGTTGCGTCATGTTCAAGAGTGTGCTATTGTATCGGGTGGAACCGTGAATGTCCTCAATCCACTGGAGATGATGAGACAACTAAGATTGATAGCTCAGAACTACACCATCGCCACAGCTGTAGATGTTGTGGTTATTTTGCACCCGGATCTCGTCTTTGATGAGCCTGGTTTCCAACAG GCTAGCAATCGTCTAGTAAAGGAGGTTGGAAACGCAGCGAAGGAAACTGACCTGACGTTCCGTTACAAATCCAAAGATCCCAAAAAGAAAATCTCAAAGAAAACCATTCCTTTTCAG GTTCAAATCTCGTATACTCTGAAGAACGGAATGCGCTGCCTGAGGGTACTGAGTAAATCCCACCAGGTTACGCAAGACAGGAAACAGATGGAAGAG AATATAAATGTTGCGGTCGTTGGTATTGCTGCTGTCCAAAAGTCTGCAGTGATTGCTAGTAAAGGTGATGCCAAGAAAGCACAGGAACATAT acgAAGTGTTCAGAAGATGATCACAAGAGGAGCCAGCAAACCAACTCAAATGGAGGAAAGACTGGCTTTCAAAACCGAGTCTGACTTGTTGAGGCAGGAAATACGTCAAGCAGTTGATCACGAC GATATGGAGAGTAGGTCCGATGGACGGACAAATGTATTCTATCAAAATGCAATGTATCCCAGCAACAAATACCGCGGCTCCTCTACAGACCAAAAACAGAAGCAAACGAAGTCCAGAAGGTCAGAGGATGCAGCCCTGGTGAAACAATATCAAGGTTATATGTGTTAA